The Paraburkholderia hospita region GCTCTAGTGCAAACAGGTAATCCGGTTGAGGATTTTTATATAGGAAGGATGCCTTATCGATCAGACAGGGCGGCATTCCATGAGGCAGGCGCAGCGGCATCCTTGAGGCCGAGCTTCGCGAGATCGAACTGCCCCTTGCGAATGCGATGCGTCAACTCGATGCCTGAAATCGTGCTCGCGGCGCCCCTGAACCGTTCTTCATGGGCGGCGATGTTGCGCACTAGATCATTGGAGTGAAGCGCCCTCAAGGCGTATCGTCGACGCACAATTCGGGATCGCTGACCAGGCAATCGGTACTCGAAGTCGGCGCGCCGCCGCCTCGCGTTTTCAGCGTCGCGTCCCGCGCGGCGATGGGCAGCCCTTTCGGCAACAGCACCCACATGCGGATGCGTTCCTTCGTTCGGCTCGCCTGGGCCTGCGCGCTTTGGCCAAAGCCATAAAAATAGTCCGCTCTCACTGCGCCCTGAATGGCGCCGCCTGAGTCCTGCGCCATCATCAGGCGGTCGATTGCGCCGGGTGCTTGCGGATCGTCGCGCGTCGAGACGAACACCGGCGCGCCGAGCGGCGTCGTGCGCGGATCGACGGCGATGGAGCGGCCCGCCGACAACGCGACGCCGAGTGCGCCGACGGGCCCATTCGGCGAATCGGGAATGAGCCGGAAGAACACGTAGCTCGGGTCCGAGATGGCGAACACGCGCTTGACGGGGGCGTTGTTCGCCGATGCTCCCGCGGCGACGTCGCCCGTCTTCGAAGCAACGGAGCCTTTCGACATTGCGCCTGCCATGTTGTCGCTGGCAGCGGGACGCGCGGCGGGCGCCGATCCTTGTGGTGTCGCTGCCGCCAGCTTGAAACCGCGCAGCAGCGGCGACACCGGTTCGTCATCGTCCTGCGTGCGGGTGGCAGGCACGCCACCCGTCGCATCGCCAGGCGTCGGTGGACTAGCGTTGCCAGCGCCACCCGTCGGCGACTCGTCCTCGACGTCTATCTCAACGTCGATGCCACGCACGGTGATCCGCTGCCCGCTGCCGCTGTTCTTGCGCGCGACGGGCGGCAGGAACGGGCGGCCGTTCTGCTCCGCGTACGCGAAGCGGCGCACCGTGCCGTCACTCATGCGCACCTTGCCTGCTCCTTGCACCTGCATCGAGTACAGCATCACGGGGTCGTCAACGTAAGCGAGAATCGGCGCCTTGAGCGCACCGCGCTCGATCTCGGCACGCGTGTAGTACGGCACGATGCGGTCGCGATCGAGCCGCAGACGGATCTTCTTGTCCCGTATGTCTGGAACACTGTCGCGCAGATCGAGCACGTAGACGCCCCGGGTGCTCCCCGGCGTGGTGTCGGTGACGGGGATGACCATGCGGCCATCGATGCGCGCGGTGCTCGCCGTGCCGCGCGCGCTATCCGGCAGGCGACGGGCATCGAGGTACAGCATATCGTCGGGTGTGCCGTAGACCGGGTAGAGGAAGGCGCCGCCGTACTGCCGGCTGCCATTGAGCAGCGGCTCGTAGTAGCCGGTCAGCGTGCCGTCGCCGCTCTTGTCTGTATTGCGGATCTGGTAAGCGTTGAAATACGTCTCGAAGAACTGGCGGATCGCGGCGACGTTGCGCGCATCGACCGAGCGTGACGCCGCGCACGGCTCTGACCAGCCGGCACGCGAGCCCAGTACCGCACAACTGCGTTTGAAAGCGTCCCATGAGCTGCTGAGGTCGTCGGTGTTCCAGCCGGGCAGATCAGCGAAGCGGGCCGATGCGTAGTACGCGTGACGGGTGGAGAAGGCGATGCTGCCGCTCGCGTTTGCATCCGGCGCAGGCGCGGCAGCGGATGTCGCAGGCGCGGCGGACGTGGTCGCCACCGTAACCGGCGTGACGGGTACCGCTTGCGTCTGCGTGGACGGAAGCGGCGCTGCAGGTGCGGGCGACGTCATTGGTGACGACACTTGCGCCGCAGGTTGGGGTGACGGCGTGCCCGCCGGTCCGAAGGTCGTCGTCGAGGCGGGCTGGTTGCCAGCACAACCCGCGAGCGCCGCAACTACACAGAGCATCCAACGTACGTTGTGCATGCTGCCTCCTGCGCCCCATGCGTGGACGTCTACCTTGTCCGCTACGTCGATGACCCGACGACGTCGATCGTGAAAGTTGCCGCGCCGAACGTGTCTGGACACTGGGTCGCGCTCGCTGTGCAGCGCGGCTTGCCGGCGAACGGCGAATAGCTGACTGTGCGGCGTATCGCGGCGGCGCGCTGCGCTTCCGCGGGAAAATCCGCGAACACCGATTCGCGTTGCAGCCCGCCGTCAGCAAAGTCGCGTGGCGCGGATGAGACCAGCACGAGAAAGTGGTTCGGGCCAGCCGGCGCGCCCGCCATCATCGGCCAGCTTGCGCGCGGCAACGAAAGCGTCTGGCCGGCGGCGATTGCATTGTTCTTGTCGAGCTCGTTCGGAAACAGCATCAGATATTGCCCGGCGGGATCGACCATGAAGACGTACACGTAGCCCGCGCGATTGCTGCCGACCCTGAATTGCAGATGATCCTTGCTGATCCGCGCGGTGGTGCTGCGCGTGTTGGCCTTGACGCTGATCGACGGGTCGGCAAGGGAGACGATCCGGTCGAGTTCGCCGCCGGGCGTGTAAGGCGGTAGCGCGGGCGCGGCGCTTGGTATCGGGTTCGTGGTCGTGTTTGCGGCAGTGCTCACGGGGGCGCTTGCAGACCCGCCTGCCGATGGCGCTTGCATGCCGGTGCTTGCCGCCTGTGAAGTAGACGGAGCGGGCGGGGGCGCGGTCTGCGCGTGCTCCGCTCCCGACGCCGTCGGATGGTTGCTGCCTGCAGCCACGGTGGTGGAGGGCGGCGTGGCGATCGTCGAGGGCCGCATCGCGAACCAGCCTCCAAGCCCCGCCAGCCCGACGACGGCGACCGCGCCAACCGCTATTGCCGTGGAGCGCCGGCTTGTCGTGCGCGACGCGTCGGCCGCCGTGGCACCGGAGCCGGAAGCCCCCGGGCTGTCACGGCTCGCCATGCCCGGTCGAAGCGCGCCGCTCGCCTCGCGGGCCGGCACGCCACTGCTCGCGGCAGGCGCTGCCGTACGCGGCGAAGCCAACGCGCTGGGCGCGTCATGGTTTCCGTCCTGACCGCTCAATGCAAGACCCAACTCCGTTGCAAACACCTGCACGCTCTGCGGCCGCTCTTCGGGCCGCACTGCGAGCGCGTGATCGATAGCGCGCAGGAAGGCGGGCGAATAGCGGCCTGACGCTTGCGTCTCGAGCGGCACGTAACTGTCACTCATCATCCGGCCTACCGAGGGCGGCGGCGTCTTGCCGACGATCGCAAAGTAGACGACCGCGGCGAGCGCATAGATGTCGGTCCACGGCCCCTGCTTCAGCGACGGGATTTCCGCATACTGTTCGACGGGGGCATAGCCGGGCTTCAGGATCACGGTCAGCGCCTGTGTCATATCGCCGATCACGCGACGCGCCGCGCCGAAGTCGAGCAGCAGCGGACGCCCGCTGTCCTTCAGCAGCAGGATATTGTCCGGCGCAATGTCGCGGTGGTAGCACTGCGCGCGGTGCATCACGTCGAGAGCGCTGACGAGCGACGTCAGTAACGCGCGCAGCCACGCTTCGTCGGGCGGCCCATTCTTCGCTCGCAGCGCGTCGCGCAGCGTGACGCCTTCGTAGTACGGCATCACCATATAGGCGGTGCTGTTCGCTTCCCAGAACCGGTAGACCTTGACGAGCGAATGATGATCGAACTGCGCGAGCAGGCGCGCTTCGTTGACGAAGCTCTTCAGGCCCGCGAGAAAGGTTTCCTTGTGGCGCTCGGAGCGCACCGTGACTTCGGCGTTGCTGCCGCGCGAAGCCAGTGAGGATGGCATGTATTCCTTGAGCGCGACGTTGCGGCCCAATTGGGTGTCGTGAGCGAGATAGACGATGCCGAAGCCGCCTTCACCGATCAACCCCTTGATCTCGAACTCCGCGACCCGCGTGCCGACGGACAGCGCGTGATGCGACTCTGCGCCTGCGAACGTCGACGGCGGCATGATGGTCGCGCTATCCGAGCCCGCTGGATCGACGCCCACCGGCTGGCTGTCGGGCTCGGGTGGGTGTGGCACGATTACCGTCTTGTCATCGGGGCTGTTCATCGGGACGGGATTCACAGGAAAGTCCAGTCGCGCGGCGCTGCGAACGAGCATGCGCCATCCCCACGCGCACGTGCGTGTATCTACAAGACGAATCACGCGGCCGTTTTTGAAGCGACGGCCTCCGGCGTCCCAGGCCGTTTTCAAAATGCGCGTACACAATCGTTTCCTTAGAAAGAGTTGCAGGCATTTCTAGCGGCGCTCGCTCTGGCCCGCACACCCTCGCAGTCACAACGGCTCTCCGGTCGCGTCCATGGACCTTCCAGCAGGAAGACGATGTGAACGAACTCATAAGAATCCCGATGTCCTGCGTAGCGCGCATCGCGAGGCGTGCAGTGCAAAGCGGCACTACGCGCTTGCGTGTCAGGACGCATGCCGGGTCGCGCATGATGGGTATCGCTGCGCTCGTCGTCTGTGCAATCTCAGGCGTATGGGGCAGCGCGTTCGCGGCCGCGCCAGCCACGCCTGCCAGCGGCGCCGCGCCGGGCCTCGCGCCCGAATCCCAAGGCTTTCGACAGGCGACCGAGCGCGAACGCGATGCCGAAACGCTGCAGTCGTTGACGGCCGAAGGGCGTCTGCTGCTCTCGCGTGATCGCGTCACGCTGCCCGCGTACGACTATTGCAGCATGGCCGTATCGGCGGCCGAGCGCGGTGACTTCCGCGACAGCGTCGAGGCGGCCGCCCGCGCGCTGGTGATGGCGCAGCGTACCGACAACGCCGATCTGGTCGCGCTGTCGAAACGCGACCTCGCGATCGCTTACAGCTACGCCGGCGATCTCGACGACGCCGAGAAATACGCACAGGAAGCGCTGGCCTCGACCCCGAAAGCGCCCGAACAGGTGTTTGCGCCCGCCAACAAAGTGCTGGGCGACATCGCGCTGCGCCGCGGCCATCCGCAAGATGCCATCGACGCCTACAACCGCGCGCTCGAAACGGCGTCGCCGCGCTACCGTCCGCTGGTGCTACTGTCGATCACGAACGCGCAGATCGCCGCGGGCGACACGGCCGGCGCGCGCAAGACCTTTGACGCCGCCAGTCCCGCGCCGAGCGCGGACCTCGCGCCGGAGTACCGGCGCATCGAAGGCAACCTGCTGCTTGCCGAAGGCAAGCCACAGGACGCGCTGCTCGCGTTCACCACGCTGCTGTCAGAAAGCGGCGGCAGCGACGCGAACTACGACCGCCTGTGGGCGCACGAAGGCATCGGCCGCGCCGACCTTGCGCTCGGCCAGAGGGCGAGGGCGCGCGAAGCCTATCTGCAGGCCGTGGACGATTCGGAGAAAATCCGCGCGCGCTTTCGCAGCGAAGAGTTCAAGACGGGCCTCTTCGGCGATACGCAGTCCGTGTTCGAAATGGCGATCACGCTGACGGTCGAAGTGGGCGACTATGCATCGGCGTGGAGCCTGTCCGAGCGCAGCCGGGCGCGCGCGCTGCTCGATGTCGTGCGCAACCGCGTCGACGCCGGCGTGAACGACCGTCAACTGAACGGCGATGTGCCGGGTCTCGACGTGGTGCGTAACGGATTGAAGCCAAACGAGACGCTCGTCGAATATCACAACCTCGAGAAGTCGATCATCGTGTGGGTGATCCGCAACGAAGGGCTCAAGGGTTATACGCTGCCCATCGCGCGCGCCGACATGGATGCCGCCGTCACCGATTTCCGCAATGCCATCGTGCGCCGCCGGGCAACCGCGATCACCTATGGCGACAAGCTCTACGCGCTGTTGATCGCGCCCCTCGGATTGCGCGCCGACGACCGGCTGATCATCGTCCCGCACGGCGCGCTGCACTATCTGCCGTTCCAGGCGTTGCACGGCCCGGATGGCTTCCTGATCCAGCGCCACGCAATCGCCCTGGAGCCTTCGGCGAGCGTCGCGGTGCAGCTCGCCACGCGTGAGCGGCAGGTGGCGAGCAATCTCGTCGCATTCGGCAATCCGACGATCGCGCCCGCCTATGCGCTGCCCGGCGCCGAGGCGGAGGTTCGCGGCATCGCGCCGCTGTTTGCGCGCCAGGAAGTGTTTCTGCAATCCAGCGCGACGCGGGTGAGCTTCCGCGACAATGCGCCTACGGGCCGGGTGCTGCATGTCGCCACCCACGCGGAGGCCGACACGATCGACCCGTTGCATTCGCGCATCCTGCTCGCGCCCGCGACGCAGCCTGCTGACGGTCCCGACTCGCTGCTCGCGAAAGACATCTACAACCTGAAGCTGAACAACGTGTCGCTCGTCACGCTGTCGGCGTGCGAGACGGGGCTTGGGCGGATCGCGCGCGGCGACGAGATTCTCGGCTTCACGCGCGCCTTCTTCTATGCGGGCGCGACGAGCCTGATCGTGTCGATGTGGCCTGTGGCCGACGAATCGAGTGCGCTGACCATGCGCACGTTTTACTCGCAGCTCGCCGACGGTCATGAAGCCATCGACGCGATGCGGACCGCGCAACTCGCGGTGATGCAGAACTCACAATTTGCACATCCGTTCTTCTGGGCACCATTCGACCTGATGGGAGGCTGGCGCCTGAGCATTGCGCGCTAAGAAGAACAATGAACAAACTCCGACTGATTGCCGCGGCGATGGCGTGCAGCGGGACGATCGCGTGGGGCCAGACGTTGCCTGGCGGCCAGACGCTGCCGGGCGGCCAGACGCTGCCGAATGCCGGCAGCATCCTTCAGCAAACCGCGCCGCGCGACACGCGCCCGGCGCCGCCAGGTGGTGCGCAAGCGTTGCCCGCCGTGCCGCAGGCGGGCGCACCGCCTGTCACAGCACCCGGTCCGACGTTCGTGCTCAAGGGCATCACATTCAAGGGCAACGACACCATTCCGTCCGACGAGCTGCTTGCGCCTGTGCGTGACCAGTTGGGCAAGCAGATCGGCTTTGCGGATCTCGAAACGATTGCCGCCAAGGTGACGCAGGTCTATCGCGCGCGTGGCTATCTGCTCGCCCAGGTGGTGATTCCGCAGCAGGACGTGAGCGCGGGCACGGTCGAATTCACCGTGCTCGAAGGACGCGTCGGCCATGTGCGGCTCGATATCGCGGCGGGCACGCCGATCCGCGAAGATGTGGTGCGTGCACGCGTCGCGCAGATTCCGACGGGCCAGCCGCTGCAGCAGCACGATCTCGAACGCACGATGCTGCTGCTGTCGGACCTGCCGGGCATCGTCGTGACCTCGGCAATCGAAACGGGCGACGAGCCGGGCACGGTCGATCTGACCATCAGCGTCGCGCCCGCCAAACGCTGGACGTTTGCCGTCGACCTCGACAACTACGGCGCGCCTTCGAGCGGCACCTGGCGTCTGGGCGCGCTGGCGCGGCTCAATTCGCCGTTCATGATCGGCGACAACCTCGACTTGCGGATTCTGGCCAGCGAGCGGCTCGATACCGTGTATGGCCGCATCGGCTATGAGGCGCCCGTGAATGCATATGGCACGCGCGTGGGTGTCGCGTTGTCGCGGCTCAACTATGCGCTCGGCAAGGATTTCGCGTCGCTCGATGCGCAGGGCGAGGCAACCGTCGTCGATCTGACGGTGACCCATCCGCTGCTGCGTACCCGCAACCAGAACCTGCTGGCCCGCGCGAACCTCGAGTATCGCGACCTCATCGACAACATCGGCGTGGTGGACCTGCACAATCCGCGCTCGCTGATCGAGGGCAGCGTCGGTCTCAGCTATGAAAGCCGTGACGCGTTTCTGGGCGGCGGCTTCAATAGCGCGGACGTGGAGTTCCTGATCGGCAGCCTGCATTTCAGGAACGCGGCGGCCGAGGAACTCGATGCGTCGGCGTTTGGGCGCAACACGCATGGCACCGAGGTGCGCGCGACGTTCTTCGCAAACCGCCTGAATGCGCTGACGGAACGCTTCAGCATGTTCGCGGGTATATCCGGCCAGTGGGCCGGCACGACACTCGACAACTCGTCGCGCTTCCTGCTAGGCGGGCCGCATGCGGTGCGCGCCTACTCGCCGTCCGAGGGGCTCGTCGACGAGGGCTTCGTTGCGACGGTCGAAGGACGGTACGCCATCAATGCGAAAGCGACGGTGTTCGGCTTCGTAGACTTTGGCACCGGCTGGTACAACGCGAACTCGCGGCCGGAGCAGGGGCCGAACATGATCACGCGCAGCGGCGTCGGCTTTGGCGCGTACTGGGTGGCGCCGGGCGGCATCGCGCTGCAAGGCACGGTCGCCTGGCGCACGACAGGCTCGGACACCAGCGGCGACGACAAGGTGCCGCGTTTTTATGTGCAGTTGACCAAGACGTTCTAGTTGTTCTGAAGACGCCCGACTTCCTGCTTCAGTTCGCAGACGTTGCGCAAGCAGCAAGGGTGGCGCAAGCGGGATGGCTGAGTGGTGGTTGAGCCGGGCTCTGTCCGGCGCGGAGGTTTGCCATGAACAAACCATGCAGTGTGCCGTTGCGGGTTGCCGGCACGATCGTTTGTGCGGCGGCTACGCTGCTTGCCGGGTCATACATGTCGTCGCTGCTTGCGAACCCGACGGGGGCGCAGGTGGTGTCAGGTACGGTGAGCGTCAATGCGCCCGCAGCCGGGCAGATGAATATCACGCAGAAAACGCCCAAGGCGATCGTCAACTGGAACACCTTCTCGATTGGTGCGAACGAAGGCGTGACGATTGCCCAGCCGTCGGCCGGGGCGGCGCTGCTCAACCGCGTGATGGGCAACGATCCCAGCGTGATCTCTGGGCGGCTGCAGGCCAACGGCAAAGTGTTTCTCGTCAACCCCGCTGGCGTGATCTTCGCTCCCGGTTCATCGGTGAATGTCGGCTCGATGGTCGCGTCGACGCTGAATATTTCGAACGCCGATTTTCTCGCTGGCAACTATCGCTTCGTCGGCACCTCCGTCGCGCCCGTCAGCAACGCCGGGACGCTGACGGCCGGGACGGGCGGCACGATTGCGCTGCTCGGCGGCAGCGTGAGCAATTCGGGTACGGTGAGCGCGCGCCTCGGTACGGTCGCAATAGGTGCGGGCAACGACATCACGCTGGACTTTGCGGGCGACGGGCTGACCACGCTGAAAATAAACCAGGGGGCGGCCAACGCGCTGATCGGCAACACCGGCACGCTCGCTGCCGATGGCGGGATGGTGATGATGAGCGCGCAGACGGCCGATGCGCTGGCGGGCACCGTGATCAACCAGCAGGGAATCGTACGTGCGCAAAGCGTCGCCGAGCGCAACGGGCACATCGTGCTCGATGGTGGCACGAGCGGTGTCGCGACTGTCGGCGGCACGCTCGATGCAACGGGTGGCGCGGGCCTGACGGGTGGCCGGATCGACGTGACAGGCTACAACCTTGCGCTCGTGGACGGCGCGCGCGTCGATGCGAGCGGTGCGACGGGCGGCGGCACTGTGCGCTTCGGCGGCGGTGCGGCCGGGCAGGACCCGACCATTCGTAACGCCAACGCCCTGTGGATGTCGCCAACCGCAAGCATTCATGCCGATGCGCTGACCAATGGAAATGGCGGAAATGTGGTCGCGTTCAGCGAAACGGCGAGCAGGATCTACGGCACGCTTTCTGCGAGGGGCGGGGCGCAGGGCGGCGACGGTGGCTTGATCGAAACATCAGGTCACTATCTCGATATCACCCGCGCGACCATCGACGCTTCGGCACCAAAGGGGAAAGGCGGGACGTGGAAGATCGATCCCGACAATATCGCCATCGTAGCGGCGGCATCGGGAACACCGGCGACGGAGACGCCGCCAAGCAATGGATCACCGGCCATTTTCACACCGGCGGGCACGGACAGCGAGGTGGTCAATTCCCTCATCACCGACCAGCTGAATCAGGGCGTCTCCGTGACGATCACGACGGTCGGCTCGACACCCACCAACTTTTCATTGGGCGACATCAACATTCAGGCGCCGATCATTGCGGCGACACCGGCAAGTCCGACCACCATCCCAACCCTGACGCTGACCGCGCTCGGTTCGATCGTCGACAACGGCCAAACCATCATGTCGACCTTGGGGCCGCTCAGTATCGCGCTCAATGGGAACGTGGGCGGAACGAATGCCTTCAGTTCCGTCGCGATCAGCAACACGACGGTGACGACCAATGGCGGCAGCTTCACAGCCAACGCGGCCGGATCAAGCCCGGTCACCATCAACAACTCGACGGTTAATACAGGCGGCGGCGCGCTCACGCTCACTGGCACGACGACGCTGGCGGAAGGCACTGGCGTCGATATCACTAACAGTTTGCTCACCGGCGGTGCCGGCACGATAACGCTAACGGGCACCCCCCAAGGCATCGGACTCAGCACCGGCGTCAGCCTCTTTAACAGTTCGCTCAATACCTCGACGGGCGGTATCAGCATTTTTGGCACCACGCCCGGCGAGGTAGGCACGGGCGTCAGCATCATCGGCGGCTTCACGCCCGTCGGCGGCACCGTTGCCGGCCCCGCCGTCAGCAGTTCAGGCGGCGCGATTGCGATTACGGGCAACGCAACCGCGAACGGATTGGTCGGGCTTCTCGTGCAAGGCGCGTCCGTGACGAACACGACGGGCGCGATCAACCTCTCCGGCAGTGTCACGGGCGACGCCGTGCCCTTCGTCAACGGCATGCAGTTGTTCAATGCCAATGTGGGCACGAGCAGCGGCAGTATTTTCATGACAGGCACGGTATCGTCGGCGCTCACCGGGAGCTCCGGGCTCGACCTCCACAGTACGTCGGTTCAGTCGGCAAGCGGCAATATCCAGTTGATCGGTCAAAGTGTCGGGGTTCCCTCCGGTGCTTCCGTGCTCGGCGTGTTTCTCGAAAACAGTCCGTGCGAATGCACGCCGGGCCCGGCCACGTCCGTCACGACGGGCAGCGGCACGTTGTCCATCTACGGCAGCGGCACGGGCCCATTCGCCAGCGGCGTGCAGATCACCGACGGAACGCAGATCGTCTCCAACAATGGCGGTCTGATCGATATCCGCGGCACCGTGAGCGGACCGGCGGGCGGCATGAGCCCGAACCTGCAGGACGACATTGGCGTGCTGATCGCCGATGGCGCCGTGATGGCAACGGGGCAAACGGGCTCGATCCAGATAGCCGGTTCGACCAACACGGCCGACCCTGGACTCGCGATCGGCGTGCCGCCGTCCTCCGGGACAAGCGACCCCACGATATCGACGGCGCACCCCGGTTCCATCACGCTGCGCGCGTCGAATGACGGCTCGACCAGCAGCCTGTTCATCAGCAACTCGACGTTGTCGTCGCCCGGCGGCACGTTGTCGATCATGCCCGCGACGGTCGATCCGAACACGTTCGCGATCGTCGCGCAGAACGCCACGCCGATCACGCTTTTTGGCACAGGCGGCCTGAGCATCGATGCGGCGACGTTCTCGGCGTTCTCTTCGATCCCGAACATCGTGCTGGGTTCGACCACCCAGACGGGACTCATCACGGTGAACGGCGTGTGCGCATCGGACAGCTCGGTCTGCGTGCTGACACGCCCGGGCCTCGCGAACAATCTGACGCTGTCCAATCCGGGATCGGGCAGCCAGGGCATCACGCTTCCGTTCGGCCTCTCGACGCCCGGCCAAACGCTCGCGCTCGTTTCCGGCGGTCCCGTCACCGACCCGGGCGGCATTCAGGCCGCGAGCCTGCTGCTTTCGGGTCCCGGCACCTTCACGCTGACCGATCCGCAAAACGACGTCGGCGTGCTGGCGATGGTCAACGCCGGTAACGTGAACTTTACGAACTCACACGGGTTCGTCATCGGCCCCGTGGTCAGCCAGACATTCAATTCCAACACGAGCCAGTTGACCACGCTCGATGGCACCAACTCAACGTTGACGGGCAACCTCATTGCTCAAGCCACGACGGGCAATATCGGGCTGGGCGGTCCGAGCACCAGCCTGAGCGCGGGCGGCACGATCGATCTGGTCATGGAAAGCGGTGTGTTCAACGCGGCGGGTTCCGGCACGATCGTCGCCGACAACGGCTGGCGGATCTGGGCGAGCACATGGGTGGGCGAGACGCGCGGCAACGTTCAGCCCAATACCGCGCAGCCCAATTTTTATGGTTGCATGTTCGGCGCCGGTTGCAGTTGGGGCGGGGCGGTGCCGACTACTGGCAATCATTACGTGTATCTCGCAAGACCGACCGTGACGGTGACCGCCGATGGCAAGACGCGTATTGCCGGTGCGCCCAATCCGGTGTTCACGTTTACCGCCAGCGGTCTGATCAACGGCGACACCGCCGCCGGCGCGCTGACGGGCACGCTAACGTCGCCCGCCAACCAGAACTCACCGCCTGGGAAGTATCCGATCCTTTCAAACCTCGGGTCGAACGTCGGCTATATCGTGATCGAGGTGCCGGGCACGCTGACGGTGACGCAGTTGATCGATCCTGTTTCGCAAGCCGGCTTGCAGCAGTTCTTCAGCAACCAGGAGCAAACCTTCGTCTACGAGAACAACCTGCAGGGCACCAACATCTGTATCGGTTCGAATCAGCCGCTCTTCACCACCGCGCCGCCGGGGGACACTCAGGACATCCTCGCTGTCGAATGGAAGCGCGTGCGATCGCAACCCAATCTGAACAGCTGCATGTTGCTGAACGGTCAACATGGATGCGGAGACTTCTAGCGTTATCGTGCACGATTCAGGCAGGCGGCGCATTCATGAAGGCGCCACCTGCAGCACCGTAGATTGAGTGTCGTCCGGATCGTCGATCCACACGGCCAGTGCGCTGAAGTTGTCGTGGCTGGCGGGCGCGATCTTGTGCACGCGCGCAGCGAGCGCGCCCAGCCATGCGTCGGGGGTCGCGGCTTCGCCAAGCGTCTTGCTCATGTAAGTCTCGTCGACGTACTCCCACAGCC contains the following coding sequences:
- a CDS encoding CHAT domain-containing protein; this translates as MMGIAALVVCAISGVWGSAFAAAPATPASGAAPGLAPESQGFRQATERERDAETLQSLTAEGRLLLSRDRVTLPAYDYCSMAVSAAERGDFRDSVEAAARALVMAQRTDNADLVALSKRDLAIAYSYAGDLDDAEKYAQEALASTPKAPEQVFAPANKVLGDIALRRGHPQDAIDAYNRALETASPRYRPLVLLSITNAQIAAGDTAGARKTFDAASPAPSADLAPEYRRIEGNLLLAEGKPQDALLAFTTLLSESGGSDANYDRLWAHEGIGRADLALGQRARAREAYLQAVDDSEKIRARFRSEEFKTGLFGDTQSVFEMAITLTVEVGDYASAWSLSERSRARALLDVVRNRVDAGVNDRQLNGDVPGLDVVRNGLKPNETLVEYHNLEKSIIVWVIRNEGLKGYTLPIARADMDAAVTDFRNAIVRRRATAITYGDKLYALLIAPLGLRADDRLIIVPHGALHYLPFQALHGPDGFLIQRHAIALEPSASVAVQLATRERQVASNLVAFGNPTIAPAYALPGAEAEVRGIAPLFARQEVFLQSSATRVSFRDNAPTGRVLHVATHAEADTIDPLHSRILLAPATQPADGPDSLLAKDIYNLKLNNVSLVTLSACETGLGRIARGDEILGFTRAFFYAGATSLIVSMWPVADESSALTMRTFYSQLADGHEAIDAMRTAQLAVMQNSQFAHPFFWAPFDLMGGWRLSIAR
- a CDS encoding ShlB/FhaC/HecB family hemolysin secretion/activation protein, encoding MNKLRLIAAAMACSGTIAWGQTLPGGQTLPGGQTLPNAGSILQQTAPRDTRPAPPGGAQALPAVPQAGAPPVTAPGPTFVLKGITFKGNDTIPSDELLAPVRDQLGKQIGFADLETIAAKVTQVYRARGYLLAQVVIPQQDVSAGTVEFTVLEGRVGHVRLDIAAGTPIREDVVRARVAQIPTGQPLQQHDLERTMLLLSDLPGIVVTSAIETGDEPGTVDLTISVAPAKRWTFAVDLDNYGAPSSGTWRLGALARLNSPFMIGDNLDLRILASERLDTVYGRIGYEAPVNAYGTRVGVALSRLNYALGKDFASLDAQGEATVVDLTVTHPLLRTRNQNLLARANLEYRDLIDNIGVVDLHNPRSLIEGSVGLSYESRDAFLGGGFNSADVEFLIGSLHFRNAAAEELDASAFGRNTHGTEVRATFFANRLNALTERFSMFAGISGQWAGTTLDNSSRFLLGGPHAVRAYSPSEGLVDEGFVATVEGRYAINAKATVFGFVDFGTGWYNANSRPEQGPNMITRSGVGFGAYWVAPGGIALQGTVAWRTTGSDTSGDDKVPRFYVQLTKTF
- a CDS encoding serine/threonine-protein kinase; amino-acid sequence: MLVRSAARLDFPVNPVPMNSPDDKTVIVPHPPEPDSQPVGVDPAGSDSATIMPPSTFAGAESHHALSVGTRVAEFEIKGLIGEGGFGIVYLAHDTQLGRNVALKEYMPSSLASRGSNAEVTVRSERHKETFLAGLKSFVNEARLLAQFDHHSLVKVYRFWEANSTAYMVMPYYEGVTLRDALRAKNGPPDEAWLRALLTSLVSALDVMHRAQCYHRDIAPDNILLLKDSGRPLLLDFGAARRVIGDMTQALTVILKPGYAPVEQYAEIPSLKQGPWTDIYALAAVVYFAIVGKTPPPSVGRMMSDSYVPLETQASGRYSPAFLRAIDHALAVRPEERPQSVQVFATELGLALSGQDGNHDAPSALASPRTAAPAASSGVPAREASGALRPGMASRDSPGASGSGATAADASRTTSRRSTAIAVGAVAVVGLAGLGGWFAMRPSTIATPPSTTVAAGSNHPTASGAEHAQTAPPPAPSTSQAASTGMQAPSAGGSASAPVSTAANTTTNPIPSAAPALPPYTPGGELDRIVSLADPSISVKANTRSTTARISKDHLQFRVGSNRAGYVYVFMVDPAGQYLMLFPNELDKNNAIAAGQTLSLPRASWPMMAGAPAGPNHFLVLVSSAPRDFADGGLQRESVFADFPAEAQRAAAIRRTVSYSPFAGKPRCTASATQCPDTFGAATFTIDVVGSST
- the mltA gene encoding murein transglycosylase A; protein product: MHNVRWMLCVVAALAGCAGNQPASTTTFGPAGTPSPQPAAQVSSPMTSPAPAAPLPSTQTQAVPVTPVTVATTSAAPATSAAAPAPDANASGSIAFSTRHAYYASARFADLPGWNTDDLSSSWDAFKRSCAVLGSRAGWSEPCAASRSVDARNVAAIRQFFETYFNAYQIRNTDKSGDGTLTGYYEPLLNGSRQYGGAFLYPVYGTPDDMLYLDARRLPDSARGTASTARIDGRMVIPVTDTTPGSTRGVYVLDLRDSVPDIRDKKIRLRLDRDRIVPYYTRAEIERGALKAPILAYVDDPVMLYSMQVQGAGKVRMSDGTVRRFAYAEQNGRPFLPPVARKNSGSGQRITVRGIDVEIDVEDESPTGGAGNASPPTPGDATGGVPATRTQDDDEPVSPLLRGFKLAAATPQGSAPAARPAASDNMAGAMSKGSVASKTGDVAAGASANNAPVKRVFAISDPSYVFFRLIPDSPNGPVGALGVALSAGRSIAVDPRTTPLGAPVFVSTRDDPQAPGAIDRLMMAQDSGGAIQGAVRADYFYGFGQSAQAQASRTKERIRMWVLLPKGLPIAARDATLKTRGGGAPTSSTDCLVSDPELCVDDTP